The Dermacentor silvarum isolate Dsil-2018 chromosome 3, BIME_Dsil_1.4, whole genome shotgun sequence region ttgccatgtcgttttattgcgatagcaattatatggacacttcaaccggatttctgccgtcggcgtcgccgtcgccgtcgccgtcgccgtagccgtcgccgtagccgtcgccgtcgtcgtcgccgtcgccgtcgccgtgaggttccgtatagataaaatcttcgccgcgcgccgtatgccccagcggaagcgtgcggggacgcgcgctatcacggagagcgaacgcactcaatcccccacgcgcaagcaaggaagcggaaagccagcgccggagggagcagggggggggggggcacttctctgctaacaaccgcgctcgtcgctcgtccgcacagtctcttatctctcccacgcgcaagcaaggaagcgggaagccagcgccggagggagcgggggaggcgcacttctacgctgccaacaaccgcggtcgtcgttcgttcgaccgcaccgtctcttatctccacacggctctgacctttatgcgccctcagtttccgttgaagcgatagaccgcacgtacctgcgcgggcgaaggtacgttgcgctgccagcgttttgacagtcgttggcggcagtcattcagtgtgatctattcatgtttgtttgtgcgcgctcacaccacgcttgttcattcagttagtaatagtcgggccacattttccaacgcacgctacacatgcaatgctgcccagatcggcagtgcagcactacaggtgtgtcccttcgcacgcgctgcccacggtaagcgcttctcatcaacaccaccgcttcacacgcgccttctcgtggtcatcgagtctctcttcatgtcggtctacttaNNNNNNNNNNNNNNNNNNNNNNNNNNNNNNNNNNNNNNNNNNNNNNNNNNNNNNNNNNNNNNNNNNNNNNNNNNNNNNNNNNNNNNNNNNNNNNNNNNNNGGGGACGAGGAAGAATTCGAACCacgctacggacgagagataagagaagcgcgcgtcgggaaggaacgcccttgtgcaatgcagcacacctagctacggacagagaaagagagcgcgcgtcgggaacgaacgcccttgtgcaccgcagcgcccctagctatggacgagaaagaaagagagcgcgcgtcgggaacgagagaaagagaacgcgcgtcgggaacgaacgcccttgtgcaccgcagcgcacctagctacagacgagaacgaaagagagcgcgcgtcgggaacgaacgcccttgtgcaccgcagcgcacctagctacagaCCAGAacgaaagagagcgcgcgtcgggaacgaacgcccttgtgcaccgcagcgcccctagctatggacgagaaagaaagagagcgcgcgtcgggaacgagagaaagagaacgcgcgtcgggaacgaacgcccttgtgcaccgcagcgcccctagctatggacgagaaagaaagcgagcgcgcgtcggaacgagagaaagagaacgcgcgtcgggaacgaacgcccttgtgcaccgcagcgcccctagctatggacgagaaagaaagcgagcgcgcgtcgggaacgagagaaagagaacgcgcgtcgggaacgaacgcccttgtgcaccgcagcgcacctagctacagacgagaacgaaagagagcgcgcgtcgggaacgaacgcccttgtgcaccgcagcgcacctagctacagaCCAGAacgaaagagagcgcgcgtcgggaacgaacgcccttgtgcgccctagctatggacgagaaagaaagcgagcgcgcgtcggaacgagagaagagaacgcgcgtcgggaacgaacgcccttgtgcaccgcagcgcacctagctacagacgagaacgaaagagagcgcgcgtcgggaacgaaacgcccttgtgcaccgcagcgcacctagctacagaCCAGAacgaaagagagcgcgcgtcgggaacgaacgcccttgtgcaccgcagcgcccctagctatggacgagaaagaaagcgagcgcgcgtcgggaactagagaaagagaacgcgcgtcgggaacgaacgcccttgtgcaccgcagcgcacctagctacagacgagaacgaaagagagcgcgcgtcgggaacgaacgcccttgtgcaccgcagcgcccccagctacggacgagaaagaaagagagcgcgcgtcgggaacgagagaaagagaacgcgcgtcgggaacgaccgcctttgtgcaccgcagcgcacctagctacggacgagagagaaaaacgccggaagccgtctccggaagccggaagctggcatCCGGAACTCAAAGTGGGAACGGAAGCGGACCGAAAGTGGAACGGAAGCGGAGCGGAAGTTgaaacggaagtcggcttccggttatactatacatatacttatatatgtatatatgcgtatacatacatacatacatacatacatacatacatagcggtctccatgccaaccagagctccggacttacgccatctagtgaacacttcataaaactacaggtggctaccacttacgccatctaaTGAACAcctcataaaactacaggtggctacatactacatcggaggaaggacagacccacgccctaaggagcttcgcccctaaatgtaggacactctcctcctccgccttccctcctcctcgtttctcctctctttcgcgctccttcctcgagcgtggcgccgcctacaccactTGAGCTTAagagacgacctttcgcagagtgaatgcacgcatacAACGTCGTGCGCTTTAAGCGTACGCGTTCTGtctccgagtaacttcgtgtatagcATAGAATTTCTATGcgatatatatattgacacgtgcacttttttatctttcaccggtgaccgcttttcttaggctaacaaatggtaaacattatcgctcggtgcaggacgcgcctgcatgtatcggaagtttctcgaacgttgacgatgcttctatccgttttctgttgtcaccgacgcttatgtaatctgaatgtatgagcgacgcgaactgtctagtactttctggaagacacgaggtcaccagggattactctggaacccatagagaaagaaattcaacaagggacactcggcaaaatcttgcaacaggaaacacgtcaccatacgtcacgctttAGTATTGATGCgaaacgttagctgccgcgagcatcgaaaaaaaagtgaaattaagttaacagacacatttatttttttaattcttttccgcgaaaactaaaacgttttgcgtacaAATGAACTTAAACTTAGCGACTTacttttcttgccttacctagcgacaggccaatgacgcgccacagtcatgcgtcatccgccagacactcccccgaggcgagcgagggcggctgcgcgcgcgtttgagcgctcgctcGCGGCGACCCGTGTTTCTCTGTTTTTtaaaatgtagcctggtttctggggctcccggcgtattcttgcgttccttctgcactgggacaagacaaccCTGTTGTATCTCCGACTGTCCATGCGGAGCGGCAGCCAGCGCAAACAAGCACGACGACAGTAGCCGAACTAAGATTCCTTTAATCGATTAGTGGTGGGAATATATACAAACTAGGGGCCACCCGTGGCGCCCTCCAGTACAACGTAATAACACTATAACATCCTCCTCCCTAAAGAAAATGAGCCACAATGTCGGCTCATTAAACTACCTTCAAAATGACAAATCACATTTCATAGTCTGCGAACTGTGAAGGTTGCCTTCTCTTTCGGGCTGATCGTCGCGGGGTTGCTGGTGGTTTGTCTCTTGCTGGTGATGCTTGACCTGCGCTTTCTGCTCGTGACAGTCTTGTTGTGGTCTGAGGTGGCTCAAGGGAGTTGCGTGTGTCGTCGAACTCAAAGTTTGTGGTGGCAGGGGGAAGAAACCTAATATCGTGCTCCCCAGGGTACGGCACTAACCGTTCCCTGTTCCACGTGCGGCCATCTTACCTGTTCGTAGGTGTCTTGGTGCCGTTGCCTAACCACAGTCAAGGGCTGGGAATATCTTACTGCACCTTTGGGAATGTTCCCTGGCAACTTGACACGCACCCGCTGGCCCGGATGAAGCGCTGCATGCTTGGCAACTCGTCGCCTATCCGTGTACTGCTTGCTTGCCTGCTGATGTTCGGCCACTCTGTGACGCAGCGCTTGCAACTCTGTCTGGCCTCGGGAAGAACTGAACACCTGGAGCTCCGACTAAATCCCGTTTAGTTCTTGGGTGACGACCATGCAGAAGCAAAGCAGGTTTTTCACCCGTCGTCGCGTGTGGGGTGCACCGGTATACTCCAAGGTACTCCGTGATGGCATCCCTTAAGGGCCGCCTTTCCTGCAAGCACACCTGGACGTAATCTTTAGGCACACGGTTAAATCGCTCGATCTGTCCATTCGCTTGGGGATGGTACGTAGCGGAAAAAGTATGCTTTATCCCTCTGGCTTGCAGGAGTTGTTCAAGCTCGACTGATGTAAATTGAGGCCCATGGTAGCCGTCTCTGCTGAATACACTGCGCAAAAATGATACAACGTTAGAAGACGTGACTTTCGCTGTAAAGCAGACTTCTGCCCATTTGCTAAAGTAGTCAATTAGCGTGATGACAAACCGGGTATCTGTGGGCTCATACGCGAATAGGCCAACTATATCAATGCCTGTTTTCTTCCAAGGAGCTGAAGGGTCCTCTACCGGCTGTAAAGGCGCACTACGGTAGCGCCGATTTGTACACGGACTGACAGACAGTGCAAGACTGAATCAGGTGTTCCACCTGTCTGTCCATTCCTGACCACCAGTACTTCTCACGCTAACCATTGTTTGGTCCGTGAAATACCTGGGTGCGACTCATGATCTGCTTCCAGTAGACGTCCGGTTAGCGCTGCGGGAACGACAAACTGCTCGCAACGAAGAAGCTCGCAACGAAGCGACAGACAGCTCATCTCGGATGCGATGAAATGCATGTACATCAGAGGCAGATCCTTACTTGGAGGACAAGACGAGGTTGTCCACCGGATGACGTCCTGCAGCAGCCGATCCTGTGAAGTTTCAGCAACGAATTCGTCATGGGTTATGCACGACGAAACAACGCACACTACGTCATCAGACTCTTCCGGCTCCATGTGTCCCGCGCGTGCAGATTGGGGCATATTGACAGCGCATCCGCCACAACGCTTTCAGTGCCCTTCTTAAATTCTAGTGTAGCTGTAATCAAGTAGCCTAGCATGCCCTCTTGCAATTCTGAAGGGTCTGCGACCCACCCCCTTAGTGGTAAGCAGAGTTGCCAGGGCCTGGTGATCTGTGCGCAAAGTAAACGAATGGCCCCATAAGTACACACGCCAATATTCGCAGGCCCATACCCATGCCAAAGCTTCAAGCTCACCAATCGAATACTTCTTTTCCGCGTCTGTCAGTCTCCTGGAAGCGAAGGCAACAGAAACCAAATCGTGACCACGCCGCTGCTGCAGTACTGCTCCGAGGCCAATTGCGGAAGCATCAGTTGTAACGATGGTCTGCAGGGCAGGGTCAAACAGCTGCAAGCATCTACCCGACAAGAAACGACGCACTTCGTCAAAACAAGTTTGGCACTTTGAATCCCACTTGAACTCAGAGTCCTTCCGCAGCAACTCGCAGGATGGTCGACCATCTCGGCGTATCGTGGAATGAACTTAGCATAATAGCCAGTCGTTCCAAGAAAGGAGCGTAACGTTGCCTTGTCTGCCGGCGCAGGCGCATTCTGGATGGCATCAATGTTGCTCTGCAGTGGCTGCATGCCCTTAACACTCACGATATGACCAAGAAATGGAAGTTCGCTCACACCGAAAATACACTTGTGATTTAGCTTCAGCCCGTTATCGCTGATGCACTGCAAAACTTGCCCGAGTTGTGCGTTATGTTCGTCAAGCGAACTGCCAAATACGATAATGTCATCAATGTAGCAGAAAGTGTTTCTGCAAGATTGCAAAATTATTCATTTTTTGGAAAGCTGACGGTGCTGAAGCAAGTCCGAAACATACACGCTGAAATCGGTACAGTCCTTGGTCCGTAATAAACGCTGTTAAATCTCTGCTTTCTGCGCTCAATGGAACTTGGTGGTACGCTGCAGCTAAATCCAATCTCTAAAAGTACTTTGCGCCATGCAGCTTATTGAGGAGCTCTTCTGTGTGCGGCAGCGGGAATTTATCGACAACAATCGCATTGTTAGGCTCGCGTAGGTCAACGCATAAGCGTATGGACCCGTCCTTTTTCCGCACAACGACAAGCGGCGAGACCCATTCAGAATTATTAATTTTTCGATGACACCCACGCGTTCAAGACGCTTCAACTCATCGGACACTTGGTCCCTTACTGCCAACGGTAATCGTCGCAATTTCGCAATAACCGGGGTTACGCGTTCACGAACTCGCACATTGTGAATGAAGTTCCCAGCTAGACCTAGCTTCCCGTCGAACAAGTGTGCAAATTTGGTGCATAAATCATTTGGAATGCCCTGCGGCACCTGCGAAGATGTCATGCAGTTAGGGAAACTGCCATCGATTTGCAGACGCAGGGCGACGATGGCGTCCAACCCCAGGATGTCCGTCCCTTCAGGTATACGACATGGAAGCGCACGTCTGCCTGGCGGTCGCGGAACACAACGGGAGCGTCGAAACATCCGTGAACGGCAATGCGATTGCGTGAAAAATCGAAGAGGGTGGCGGAAGACGATCGCAACGAAGTCGAAGCCTTCAGATTCTTGTATGTAGTTGCAGACAAAATTGAGACCGCAGAGCCAGTATCCACTAGAAGTGAAATAGTGACAGCGTGTACTTGCATGTCTAGGTGTATTCCTGTTGTATGCCGTCGGCCAAGGTGAAGAACTGTCATGACTTGAATATCCTCTTCGTCAGTGACCTCTCGAATGGCTAGTGATTGCCTGGGCTCTTCTAGGCTTCTGCACATACGATCGAAATGACCCATCTTACAACACTTGTTGCACGTTCTTGTTCTGGGTCTGTACGTTGAAGAACTTGCCATGTGCCTCGGGGAGCCGCAGTGCCAAATTTTTGAGGTGGTTGGTGGCTGGTCTTGCACCGACCTAGAGACCGCAGAGCGCTCCCGTCGCATGGATTATGATGTCAGGCGGTCCACTACGTGAACATCTGTACGTGGGGTAAGATGCAGGGAATATTGTTCCGTTGCCTTCATGATTCTGGCAATGTCGAGCGCACGTTGCAAAGTCAGAACGGAACCTTCTAGCAGTAGTCGCTTCCGTAGCTGGCGGTGGCCAGTCTTTTCCACGAGCTGGTCCCGAATGAATTCTTCCAACTGCGTACTGAAGTCACATGTAACAGAAAGTTCACGAAGACCTGTGACGAACGAATCCACCGATCCCCCCGGCAGTTGAGCACGCTGGCGGAACCGTTGCCGCTCAACAACGACATTAGTTGTTGCGACGAAGTAATCTTCGAGCTTTGCCAAAGCGATGTTAAATTCATCCTGCCCGCCCGTCCTCTTCTGGGCCGTGCCCGTGTCTTCCTCTTTTCCTGTCGAAGCCGGTGACTGTTCTTCCGGTAATGCGTAGAAAATGCGTTGACCTTCCACGCCCAAACAGTGCAGCAAAAGCGCTTTGGGGCGAGCAGCAGGGTGGGCTGTGTTCTCTGAGGCCAGCAGATAATTTTCAAACAGCTTGCGCCATTGCATCCACGGAATGGCTGGCTTTCCCGGCGCTGGCATCAATTCTGGTGGCTGAAGGAGGCTCATCTTGCAACTTATTCGAGTCCACTCCTCTTTACCCTCGTCGCCATCTGTTGTATCTCCGACTGTCCATGCGGAGCGGCAGCCAGCAGAAGCAAGCACGACGACAGTACCCGAACGAAGATTCCTTTAATTGATTAGTGGCGGGAATATATACAAACTAGGGACAATCTGTTGCGCCCTCCAGTACAACTTAATAACACTATAACaaacactgcactattggactacggcaaggtgagaaattttgtttcacagtctacgacgcaattaggcttacggcatggaaccgagacttaagacgcagttagcgaaaaacaacTTGGCCGTCCTGCCGTAGTtcatttgagttaatgaatcatgCTGGGCCATGTTTCGGACGCTTCATAGgcgattatt contains the following coding sequences:
- the LOC125944285 gene encoding uncharacterized protein LOC125944285 — encoded protein: MSLLQPPELMPAPGKPAIPWMQWRKLFENYLLASENTAHPAARPKALLLHCLGVEGQRIFYALPEEQSPASTGKEEDTGTAQKRTGGQDEFNIALAKLEDYFVATTNVVVERQRFRQRAQLPGGSVDSFVTGLRELSVTCDFSTQLEEFIRDQLVEKTGHRQLRKRLLLEGSVLTLQRALDIARIMKATEQYSLHLTPRTDVHVVDRLTS